DNA from Campylobacter concisus:
TGCCCTTTTTAACGAAGGTATGCTAGTTGATGGAGCAAAGCTAAATTTTAGATTTAACCACGTGAAGCTCTACCAAATTTACGCACTCATATGTTTTGTTGTCTTATTTCCGCTTCTCATCATCACGCACCATTTTTTAGCAAATACTGACGCTCACATCTCAATAATTGCAACCACGATCGTCACTTCAGCTGTTTTTATCGGCTTTGACATGTTTAAGGTTTGGGCAAGAAGAGAGATAAGTTTGGAGCTTATAAAAAAGGCTTGGAGCGTGCATTTTCCATATTTTGGATATGAAAAGTATTCAAGCAAAGTTGAAGAAATTTACAACACCGCTCTTAAAAATGACGTTTCAAAAAAAGATTTAGAACAATATATATATGAAAAGCTAATTTCTCAAAAAGAGAGCGCTGAGTAAATTTCATTTTGCCCTAAAGCAACTCGTAAAATTAGCTTTTTAGCGTTTTCGTCTTTGCAAAGCAGTTTCGTTTCTATCTCGCTTATGAAATAATATGGAAGCTTCCTCATCTTTTTATCTAGCATCAAAAACCTATCTGAGATGATTTTTACATCATTTTGCAAGGCGTTTTTCTCTTTTAGCTCGTCTAAATTCAGATAATTTCTAAGCTTAATCAGATCGCTATTTATATCATCAAGCTTGCTAGCTATAAATTTTGCATTTTTTATATTATCATCGTCTAAATTTTTACTAACTTTTATAGCGTAGTTTAGCTCATTTAGCGAGCCTAAAATCTCTTTTTCATCCGTGCTAAAAGCATCTTTGTTTGACTCATTTAGAGAAATTTGCACTAAATTTCTAAAACCTATCAAGACATCACTTAAGCTATCTTTTACCTTAGTATAGTCATTTTTCCTAGTTAGCAAATATGCGGCAAAAACTATCACAAAGCCAGCCGCCACGTCGAGCAATCTATCGACCATAAGGGCTAAAAAGTCTCTTTTTATAAGCGAAAAAATGGATGTAAATTCAAACATAAAAGCCGTTGCAAAGACGATTTGTTTATAGGCTTTAAGGTAATAAACCAAAAACATACCGATAAAGACAACCACGTAAAATGCGTATGATTCACCCATAAATTTCACAAAAGCAAGCGCGATAAAAAAGCCGATAACTCCGCCAAGAAGGCTATCTCTGCCTGCATTTTTTAAAGCATCTTCGTCGCTTTTGTTTAGACTCATCACTGCTATGGCGATCCAAATTCCATGATTTATATGAAAAGCTTGTGCTATAAAAATGGCTAGCGACATACAAATGGCAAGCCTTAAAGACTCTTTTAATACTTCATTTTTTAAATTTATCTTTTTAAACGCCTCTTTTAGCGTGATCTTTTTTGTGTTGTTAAATGAGAGCTTATCCTCGCCGCCCTCTTTTATAAGCAAAAATTTATCATAAAGCACGCCAAGCGAGCTTGCAAAAATTTTAAAATTTGAGTTTTTAGCTAAATTTAGCGCATCAAATTTTAGCTTTGGAGTTTGATTTTTGAAAATTTTTTTAAGCTCAAAAAGGTTGTAAGCGATCTCATTTTTTACCTCGATTAAAAGCGCTTTGTCCTCGATCCTTTCAAACGAAGCGCCCAATGTTCGAAGCAAAAGAGCGATCTCTTCAACTTTATAAAAATAAAATAGTGCTTTGGCTTGATTTCTAACTAGCTTAACATCTTTTATCTTTAGGCTTTTGTTTGCGAAAATTTCTTTTGATTTATCAATCGAGCTCATCAAATCTGCAATACTTGCGTAAAAATGGCTCGTGCCAAGCGCCTTGCTCGATAAGATGGCGTTATCTAGTAAAAAGCTGATACTCTTTTTAGTAAATTTGCCGTATTTGCCAAAGTTTTCAAATTTTATGATGATGCTTAGCACGCCAGCAAGCACCAGACCGCCAATGCTATCAATCACATTTAGCCCAACTGCGGCCTTTGTCACAAAAGCAACTAGCCCTGTTGCATTTACAGCAAGTAAAATTTTGTTTAAATTTGAGCTATAAATTTGGCTAATGCCTACCACAAATATCCAGACAAATACAATAAGCGAGAGCCAAACGCCAAGGCTAATAAATGGATCAACAAAGGGCATAAAAGCGCAAGAAAGCGCGATGTAAAGTAGCAAAAATGCAAATTTACTCCTATCTTTGCACTCAAGCTCGCCAAGAAAGAAGATACCCATCGTGATATTTACAGCCATGATAGCGCCACTTAGATGAAAGAAGTAAAAGCACAAAAAGCAGTTAAAAGCGATGGTTGTGGCAGCTTTTAGCGAGTAGATGAGCTGGAAATTTGCAGGGTCGTAGTAGCGGATAAAGCTTTTAAATTTCTTAATTATTTCCATTGACGCTCTTGCATATTGTTTAAAATTTGATTTTTATAACGCAAATTTTCAAGCTTTATGCTAAGAGCTCTGTTTTCTTCAAGGAGCATATCTCGTTTGCCGCTGATGTCGGCGATATCTCTACTTATATAATAAATTTGATTTGCTATGTAAATTTTTGGCAAAAATAGAGCCAGCGCTATAAAAACCGCCAGATAGACCATCACTAGCGTCTTAAAGCTTAAATTTACCTCACGTTTTTGCTCCTCGTCGTGAAGTGTTAGCAGCTCTTCTTTTTCTTGCATCTTTATCCTTTTATCTTAAAAACACGCAGTTTTGCGCTCTTGCTTCGTGAGTTTTGCGCTAGCTCACTTTGGCTTGCTGTTAGTGGTTTTTTAGTTAAAATTTCACCCAGTTCGTGGTTGTTTCCGCACTCACATCGGTAGATGCCAGGCGGGCAGATACAGCTGTTTGCCCACTTTTTGAAGCGCTCTTTTACGATCCTATCTTCAAGCGAGTGAAATGTTATGATCGCCACCAAGCAATCTTTAAAACCGCCCTTTTCTATACTATCAAGCAAATTTATTAGCTCATCTAGCTCGCCATTTACCTCTATCCTGATCGCCTGAAAAGCAAGGATCGCAGGGCTAACACCGCGCCCTTTTATCTGAGCTGTGCCTATTATGTTTGCAAGCTCTTTTGCGCTTGTTATCTTGCCTAAATTTCTAGCATTTATTATCTTATTTGCGATCCCAGAGGCATTTTTTAGCTCGCCGTAATCCCTAAAAATCCTAGCTAACTCATCAAACGAGTAGCCATTTACCACGTCATAGGCGCTAAATCCTCGCTCTTTATCCATGCGCATATCAAGCACACTTGAGCCGATGCTAAAACCCCTATCATCTTTATCTATCTGCAGCGAACTAACGCCGATGTCAGCCAAAATTCCTCTAACGTTTGAAATTTCATCGCTGCTAAGTTTGCCAATAAGCTCAGAGAAATTGCTCTTATAAATTTTCACTCTATTGCCAAATAGCTCAAGTTTTTTGAGCGAGAAATTTATAGCTTCGATGTCTTTATCGCAAGCGATCAAATTTAAATTTTCATTTTGAGACAAAATGGCACTAGAGTGTCCAGCATATCCAAGCGTGCAATCTATAAAATTTCCACGCAGATCTTTAAAAAAAGATAAAACTTCGTCAAGTAAAACGCTAATATGCGGACTTTGCAACACTGCCTCTTTAATGAAATTAGTGTGAAAATTTATCGAAATTTTACTTAAAAAGCTATCATTACATAAAATTTTACACAAATTTTAAGATAGCTTAAATATAATCACCCAAACGTAGGAGAAAAAATGGACTTAATGCACTCAACAAATGAGATAAAAAAGATATCTCTTTCGATGTTTAGAAAGAATTTTTTTGGTGTTTTTCATGGTTCTATCTCTGCAAGAGTAGAAAAAAATCAATTTATCATCAACAAGCAAAATGCCATTTTTGATGACTTGCAAGATAGCGATCTAACGCTTCTTTCATCAAAAAAAGACTACCGCTGGAATGATGCGAGTTTGGATGCTGATATACACTTAAATATCTACAAAAACATAAATGAAGCAAAATTTGTCTGCTACGCCATGCCTCCATATGCGACAGCTTATGCAATGAAACATGAAAAAATAGCGCCAAAAGACTATTTTGGGTGCATGAGATTTAATGAAATTTTAGTCTATGATCCAAAGCAGTTTGACGACTGGTATGAGCGTGCTGAGACAGAAATTTATAGAGCTATGATAGAGAAAAATACTAACATCGTCGTGATCAAAGGATACGGCGTTTACGCGTATAGCAGGAGTCCTCAGCTACTTGCAAAAGATATAGCTTTGTTAGAAAATAGCTGCAAACTGCTTCATTTTACTGGTGGTTACAGCGATTTTAGCATTTAAATTTTTGCTAACAAAGATAAAAAATGTTAGTAAAAATTTAGCAAGAAACGTTTTTATAAAGCCCCATTTTAAGCTTATTTAAGCCAAATTTCTATAAAATATCGCACAAGCTTTGTTAGTATTTTAAAGGAAGAACTTAATGTTATCTTGGATGCAAAAACATAAAAAATACCTTGTCGTGACAATTTGGGTAAGCACGATAGCTTTTGTCGGTGCTGGTTTTGTCGGCTGGGGCGCATACGATCTAAACAGCAACAGAGCTACTTCAGTAGCCAAAGTAGGACATAGAAATATAAGCGTTCAAGAGTTGCAACAAAAATATGATAGGTTATATCAGTACTACAACAATGTATTTGAAGGTAAATTAACTCAAGAGAAAGCTGAAGAGTTAGGTTTAGAAAATGCTGCACTTCAAGCTGCTATTCAAGAAAATTTATTACTAAATTTTGCAGACGACATCGGTCTAAGCGTTAATAAAGACGATGTTTTAAAATATATAATCGTCGATCCAACATTTCAAAAAGACGGCGTTTTTGACAAAAATTTATACTACGATGTGCTAAGAAGAGCTAGGATAAACCCAACTGATTTTGAAGACAATCTAAAACTAACCATCTTACTAGATAAACTTAGAACTATTTTAAATTTACCTGCAAGTAAAGAAGATATCGCCATGATGGAAGCTAGCTTTTTCATGCAAGATAAATTAGCCGTACAAGTAGTAAATGCTGATCAAAACGAGATCAAGGTAGATGAGAAAGAGCTAAAAGATCTTTGGGAGATAAATAAAAATAACTATATGACAAAGACACTTTATGGTATAGATACATACTTTGTCGAATCAGAAAAAAGCGACGCAAATGAAAGCGTTTTAAAATCTTACTATAACGAAAACCAAGATAAATATAAGGGCTTGGATGACAAGATAAAACCTTTTAGCGAGGTAAAAGCTGAGGTTAATAAAGACTACAACATAGAGCAAAGCAAAACTAACGCTTTAGAAAAGTATGTCGCTGTTAAAAAAGCTGAGCTTGCAACTAATGGTTTTGTAAGCGTAAATGAGGACAACGCTACTTTTTCACTTGATGAGATAAAGGGCGCAAAAGTTGGCGAAGTGATAAAACCATTTATCTACAAAGATGGCTATTTAATAGCTAGAGTAAAAAGTATAACTCCTCCACAACCTATGAGCTTTGAACAAGCAAGAGCTAATGTGCTTGAAATTTATAAAAGCAAAAAAGAAAAAGAAATTTTAACAGCAAAAGCAAAAGAGACTCTACAAAACTTTAAAGGCACAGATGTTGGCTTTGTTAGCAGAGAGGTAAATGGCTCTATTGCGGGCTTAAATGAGAGCGATACAAGAGCTTTTGTATCTCAACTTTTTGATACTAACAACACAAAAGGTTATGTTATATTAGATGACAAAGCCGTAGTGTACGATATTTTGGAACAAAGATTGCTTACTAACAATATAAATAACAACTATAAGCAAATAACACAACAAAATGTTGCAATGCTTAAAAACAATGAGTTGATAAAAGATTTAACAAACAAACTTCTAAAATATTATGAAGTTAAAGAATATGTCAAAAGGTAAAAATTTTGAGTACTAGAATTTTAGGCATAGATGTCGGATCATTTCAAATTTGTGCTGTTATAGCAGAACAAAATGATGATGGCATAAAAATAATAGGAATAGGCACAGAAAAAGCACAAGGTATAAAAAAGGGTGCTATAAACAACATTGAACTAGCTGCAAAGTCTATAAAAAATGCACTCATAGAAGCACAAAAAGTTGCAGGCACACACTATGAAAGAGTAGTGGTTTCGATATCCGGAAAATATACTAAAAGCGTAAATAGCAGTGGCGTAGTAAATATACCAAATCATGAAATAGGCATAAAAGAGATAGAGCGTGCTATGCAGATGGCAGATCACAATGCCGAGACTTCACCAGAATATGAAAAACTTCACGTCTTACCTTACAACTTTAAAGTAGATGGACAAGAATTTATAGAAGATCCTATTGGTATGAATGGCACTAGACTTGAAGTGCAAACACATATCATAAGCATTCAAAAATCACAACTTAGCAACCTAAGAAAAGCTATAAATTTAGCAGGAGTACAGGTTGATAATGTAGTTCTTTCTGGTTATGCTTCAGCCATAGCAACACTAACAAAAGACGAAAAAGAACTTGGTGTTGCGCTTATAGATATGGGCGGCGAGACATGTAATATG
Protein-coding regions in this window:
- a CDS encoding class II aldolase and adducin N-terminal domain-containing protein; protein product: MDLMHSTNEIKKISLSMFRKNFFGVFHGSISARVEKNQFIINKQNAIFDDLQDSDLTLLSSKKDYRWNDASLDADIHLNIYKNINEAKFVCYAMPPYATAYAMKHEKIAPKDYFGCMRFNEILVYDPKQFDDWYERAETEIYRAMIEKNTNIVVIKGYGVYAYSRSPQLLAKDIALLENSCKLLHFTGGYSDFSI
- a CDS encoding peptidylprolyl isomerase; this translates as MLSWMQKHKKYLVVTIWVSTIAFVGAGFVGWGAYDLNSNRATSVAKVGHRNISVQELQQKYDRLYQYYNNVFEGKLTQEKAEELGLENAALQAAIQENLLLNFADDIGLSVNKDDVLKYIIVDPTFQKDGVFDKNLYYDVLRRARINPTDFEDNLKLTILLDKLRTILNLPASKEDIAMMEASFFMQDKLAVQVVNADQNEIKVDEKELKDLWEINKNNYMTKTLYGIDTYFVESEKSDANESVLKSYYNENQDKYKGLDDKIKPFSEVKAEVNKDYNIEQSKTNALEKYVAVKKAELATNGFVSVNEDNATFSLDEIKGAKVGEVIKPFIYKDGYLIARVKSITPPQPMSFEQARANVLEIYKSKKEKEILTAKAKETLQNFKGTDVGFVSREVNGSIAGLNESDTRAFVSQLFDTNNTKGYVILDDKAVVYDILEQRLLTNNINNNYKQITQQNVAMLKNNELIKDLTNKLLKYYEVKEYVKR
- a CDS encoding FUSC family protein → MEIIKKFKSFIRYYDPANFQLIYSLKAATTIAFNCFLCFYFFHLSGAIMAVNITMGIFFLGELECKDRSKFAFLLLYIALSCAFMPFVDPFISLGVWLSLIVFVWIFVVGISQIYSSNLNKILLAVNATGLVAFVTKAAVGLNVIDSIGGLVLAGVLSIIIKFENFGKYGKFTKKSISFLLDNAILSSKALGTSHFYASIADLMSSIDKSKEIFANKSLKIKDVKLVRNQAKALFYFYKVEEIALLLRTLGASFERIEDKALLIEVKNEIAYNLFELKKIFKNQTPKLKFDALNLAKNSNFKIFASSLGVLYDKFLLIKEGGEDKLSFNNTKKITLKEAFKKINLKNEVLKESLRLAICMSLAIFIAQAFHINHGIWIAIAVMSLNKSDEDALKNAGRDSLLGGVIGFFIALAFVKFMGESYAFYVVVFIGMFLVYYLKAYKQIVFATAFMFEFTSIFSLIKRDFLALMVDRLLDVAAGFVIVFAAYLLTRKNDYTKVKDSLSDVLIGFRNLVQISLNESNKDAFSTDEKEILGSLNELNYAIKVSKNLDDDNIKNAKFIASKLDDINSDLIKLRNYLNLDELKEKNALQNDVKIISDRFLMLDKKMRKLPYYFISEIETKLLCKDENAKKLILRVALGQNEIYSALSF
- the rsmH gene encoding 16S rRNA (cytosine(1402)-N(4))-methyltransferase RsmH, whose protein sequence is MQSPHISVLLDEVLSFFKDLRGNFIDCTLGYAGHSSAILSQNENLNLIACDKDIEAINFSLKKLELFGNRVKIYKSNFSELIGKLSSDEISNVRGILADIGVSSLQIDKDDRGFSIGSSVLDMRMDKERGFSAYDVVNGYSFDELARIFRDYGELKNASGIANKIINARNLGKITSAKELANIIGTAQIKGRGVSPAILAFQAIRIEVNGELDELINLLDSIEKGGFKDCLVAIITFHSLEDRIVKERFKKWANSCICPPGIYRCECGNNHELGEILTKKPLTASQSELAQNSRSKSAKLRVFKIKG